One genomic segment of Phalacrocorax carbo chromosome Z, bPhaCar2.1, whole genome shotgun sequence includes these proteins:
- the LOC135310539 gene encoding myogenesis-regulating glycosidase-like, whose translation MQHLGFYGHELENKISSKVSKQGDMESLITHRAGKQGNAQRGDAKEMRLPKNVTPVKQKPSKELRPMLGAIMLGLILFIAAVVAWCYYTVSLRKAERLKTELMDLRADGFVIRNQHGEVVFRLAFRSGSLDLESCSKEGEILSCMRSGRGPLNFFIQTVKPKDTVMCYRVRWEELAAGPAVEHTMFWEDAHWYGGSEMSTQHWPIRLAGYQEPVPYVTSDVYSFRDSFGGILERYWLSSKAAAIKINDSVPFHLGFNATERALFFQARYKDSPYKPPPGQQPFPELSYRVCVGSDVTSIHKYMVRRYFNKPSKIPAENAFRYPIWSTWALYKNNIDQDKLLRFAEKIKKYRFNCSHIEIDDMYTQAYGDFDFDPVKFPNVTEMFAKLREDGFKVTLWTHPFVNYNSSNFGVGIERQLFIKEPSGRLPAMVEWWNGIGAILDFTNPAARDWFQSHLRQLRQKYGISSFKFDAGETSYLPKQFSTFRPLSDPSIWSRRYTEMAIPFHELAEVRVGYQSQNISCFFRIIDRDSVWGYELGLKSLIPTVLTISMLGYPFVLPDMIGGNFLPNKTEGAVEIPDRELYVRWLELSAFMPSMQFSIPPWLYDKEVVEIAQKFTELHESLVAPLLLELAGEVTDTGDPIIRPIWWISPRDEATHRIDSQFLIGDTLMVAPVLEMGKQERDVYLPAGKWRSYKGELFEKTPMLLTDYPVDLDEVAYFLWVS comes from the coding sequence ATGCAGCATCTTGGATTTTATGGCCACGagttggaaaacaaaatcagcagCAAAGTTTCTAAACAAGGAGACATGGAGAGTCTTATTACCCACCGtgcaggaaaacagggaaaCGCTCAAAGGGGGGATGCCAAAGAAATGCGTTTGCCTAAAAATGTCACACCAGTGAAGCAGAAGCCCTCCAAGGAGCTGAGGCCCATGCTCGGGGCCATCATGCTGGGGCTCATCCTGTTCATTGCCGCAGTGGTGGCCTGGTGCTACTACACGGTGTCCCTGAGGAAAGCAGAGCGGCTCAAGACGGAGCTGATGGACCTGCGGGCGGATGGCTTTGTCATCAGGAACCAGCACGGGGAGGTGGTCTTCCGGCTGGCCTTCCGCTCGGGCAGCCTCGACCTGGAGTCGTGCTCCAAGGAGGGTGAGATTTTGAGCTGCATGCGGTCAGGCAGGGGGCCGCTCAACTTCTTCATCCAGACGGTGAAGCCCAAAGACACGGTGATGTGCTACCGCGTGCgctgggaggagctggcggCCGGCCCGGCGGTGGAGCACACCATGTTCTGGGAGGACGCCCACTGGTACGGGGGCTCGGAGATGAGCACCCAGCACTGGCCCATCCGCCTGGCCGGCTACCAGGAGCCCGTGCCCTACGTGACGAGCGACGTCTACTCCTTCCGCGACAGCTTTGGCGGCATCCTCGAGCGCTACTGGCTCTCGTCCAAGGCGGCGGCCATCAAGATCAACGACTCCGTGCCCTTCCACCTGGGCTTCAATGCCACTGAGCGTGCCCTCTTCTTCCAGGCCCGCTACAAGGATTCGCCCTACAAGCCCCCGCCGGGGCAGCAGCCCTTCCCCGAGCTCAGCTACCGGGTCTGCGTGGGCTCCGATGTCACCTCCATCCACAAGTACATGGTGCGCAGGTACTTCAACAAGCCCTCCAAGATCCCTGCCGAGAACGCCTTCCGATACCCCATCTGGTCCACCTGGGCACTCTACAAGAACAATATTGACCAGGATAAACTCTTGCGATTTGCTGAAAAGATCAAGAAGTACCGTTTCAATTGCAGCCACATTGAAATTGATGACATGTACACGCAAGCCTATGGGGACTTTGACTTTGACCCCGTCAAGTTCCCCAACGTGACAGAGATGTTTGCAAAACTCAGGGAAGATGGGTTTAAGGTCACACTGTGGACTCATCCTTTCGTAAATTACAACTCCTCCAACTTTGGGGTGGGGATCGAGCGTCAGCTGTTCATCAAGGAGCCCTCTGGGCGGCTGCCGGCCATGGTGGAGTGGTGGAATGGCATCGGGGCCATCCTGGACTTCACCAACCCAGCAGCCCGGGACTGGTTCCAGAGCCACCTGCGCCAGCTCCGACAGAAGTACGGCATCTCATCCTTCAAGTTCGATGCAGGTGAGACCAGCTACCTGCCCAAGCAGTTCAGCACCTTCCGCCCGCTCTCAGACCCCAGCATATGGTCACGGCGCTACACGGAGATGGCCATCCCCTTCCATGAGCTGGCCGAGGTGCGGGTGGGCTACCAGTCACAGAACATCTCCTGCTTCTTCCGTATCATTGACCGTGACTCTGTCTGGGGCTATGAGCTCGGCCTCAAGTCCCTCATTCCCACCGTGCTCACCATTAGCATGCTGGGATACCCATTTGTACTGCCTGATATGATTGGGGGTAATTTCCTCCCCAACAAGACAGAGGGGGCAGTGGAGATCCCTGACCGGGAGCTGTATGTGCGGTGGCTGGAGCTGTCGGCCTTCATGCCCTCCATGCAGTTCTCCATCCCACCCTGGCTCTATGACAAGGAGGTGGTGGAAATTGCACAGAAGTTCACAGAGCTCCACGAGTCGCTGGTGGCCccgctgctgctggagctggccgGGGAAGTCACCGACACGGGCGACCCCATCATCCGTCCCATCTGGTGGATCTCGCCCCGTGATGAGGCCACCCACAGGATCGACTCCCAGTTCCTCATCGGGGACACCCTCATGGTGGCACCCGTGCTGGAGATGGGCAAGCAGGAGCGTGACGTCTACCTGCCAGCGGGCAAGTGGCGCAGCTACAAGGGGGAGTTGTTTGAGAAGACCCCGATGCTGCTCACAGACTATCCTGTCGACCTGGACGAAGTTGCCTATTTCCTCTGGGTTTCCTAA
- the MYORG gene encoding myogenesis-regulating glycosidase produces MYTFLPENFTPVKQKPSKELRPMLGAIMLGLILFIAAVVAWCYYTVSLRKAERLKTELMDLRADGFVIRNQHGEVVFRLAFRSGSLDLESCSKEGEILSCTRSGRGPLNFFIQTVKPKDTVMCYRVRWEELAAGPAVEHTMFWEDAHWYGGSEMSTQHWPIRLAGYQEPVPYVTSDVYSFRDSFGGILERYWLSSKAAAIKINDSVPFHLGFNATERALFFQARYKDSPYKPPPGQQPFPELSYRVCVGSDVTSIHKYMVRRYFNKPSKIPAENAFRYPIWSTWALYKNNIDQDKLLRFAEKIKKYRFNCSHIEIDDMYTQAYGDFDFDPVKFPNVTEMFAKLREDGFKVTLWTHPFVNYNSSNFGVGIERQLFIKEPSGRLPAMVEWWNGIGAILDFTNPAARDWFQSHLRQLRQKYGISSFKFDAGETSYLPKQFSTFRPLSDPSIWSRRYTEMAIPFYELAEVRVGYQSQNISCFFRIIDRDSVWGYELGLKSLIPTVLTISMLGYPFISADMIGGNFLPNKTEGAVEIPDRELYVRWLELSAFMPSMQFSIPPWLYDKEVVEIAQKFTELHESLVAPLLLELAGEVTDTGDPIIRPIWWISPRDEATHRIDSQFLIGDTLMVAPVLEMGKQERDVYLPAGKWRSYKGELFEKTPMLLTDYPVDLDEVAYFLWVS; encoded by the coding sequence ATGTACACCTTCCTGCCTGAGAACTTTACACCAGTGAAGCAGAAGCCCTCCAAGGAGCTGAGGCCCATGCTCGGGGCCATCATGCTGGGCCTCATCCTGTTCATTGCCGCAGTGGTGGCCTGGTGCTACTACACGGTGTCCCTGAGGAAAGCAGAGCGGCTCAAGACGGAGCTGATGGACCTGCGGGCGGATGGCTTTGTCATCAGGAACCAGCACGGGGAGGTGGTCTTCCGGCTGGCCTTCCGCTCGGGCAGCCTCGACCTGGAGTCGTGCTCCAAGGAGGGTGAGATTTTGAGCTGCACGCGGTCAGGCAGGGGGCCGCTCAACTTCTTCATCCAGACGGTGAAGCCCAAAGACACGGTGATGTGCTACCGCGTGCgctgggaggagctggcggCCGGCCCGGCGGTGGAGCACACCATGTTCTGGGAGGACGCCCACTGGTACGGGGGCTCGGAGATGAGCACCCAGCACTGGCCCATCCGCCTGGCCGGCTACCAGGAGCCCGTGCCCTACGTGACGAGCGACGTCTACTCCTTCCGCGACAGCTTTGGCGGCATCCTCGAGCGCTACTGGCTCTCGTCCAAGGCGGCGGCCATCAAGATCAACGACTCCGTGCCCTTCCACCTGGGCTTCAATGCCACTGAGCGTGCCCTCTTCTTCCAGGCCCGCTACAAGGATTCGCCCTACAAGCCCCCGCCGGGGCAGCAGCCCTTCCCCGAGCTCAGCTACCGGGTCTGCGTGGGCTCCGATGTCACCTCCATCCACAAGTACATGGTGCGCAGGTACTTCAACAAGCCCTCCAAGATCCCTGCCGAGAACGCCTTCCGATACCCCATCTGGTCCACCTGGGCACTCTACAAGAACAATATTGACCAGGATAAACTCTTGCGATTTGCTGAAAAGATCAAGAAGTACCGTTTCAATTGCAGCCACATTGAAATTGATGACATGTACACGCAAGCCTATGGGGACTTTGACTTTGACCCCGTCAAGTTCCCCAACGTGACAGAGATGTTTGCAAAACTCAGGGAAGATGGGTTTAAGGTCACACTGTGGACTCATCCTTTCGTAAATTACAACTCCTCCAACTTTGGGGTGGGGATCGAGCGTCAGCTGTTCATCAAGGAGCCCTCTGGGCGGCTGCCAGCCATGGTGGAGTGGTGGAATGGCATCGGGGCCATCCTGGACTTCACCAACCCAGCAGCCCGGGACTGGTTCCAGAGCCACCTGCGCCAGCTCCGACAGAAGTACGGCATCTCATCCTTCAAGTTCGATGCAGGTGAGACCAGCTACCTGCCCAAGCAGTTCAGCACCTTCCGCCCGCTCTCAGACCCCAGCATATGGTCACGGCGCTACACGGAGATGGCCATCCCCTTCTATGAGCTGGCCGAGGTGCGGGTGGGCTACCAGTCACAGAACATCTCCTGCTTCTTCCGTATCATTGACCGTGACTCTGTCTGGGGCTACGAGCTCGGCCTCAAGTCCCTCATTCCCACCGTGCTCACCATTAGCATGCTGGGATACCCCTTCATATCTGCTGACATGATTGGGGGTAATTTTCTCCCCAACAAGACAGAGGGGGCAGTGGAGATCCCTGACCGGGAGCTGTATGTGCGGTGGCTGGAGCTGTCGGCCTTCATGCCCTCCATGCAGTTCTCCATCCCACCCTGGCTCTATGACAAGGAGGTGGTGGAAATTGCACAGAAGTTCACAGAGCTCCACGAGTCGCTGGTGGCCccgctgctgctggagctggccgGGGAAGTCACCGACACGGGCGACCCCATCATCCGTCCCATCTGGTGGATCTCGCCCCGTGATGAGGCCACCCACAGGATCGACTCCCAGTTCCTCATCGGGGACACCCTCATGGTGGCACCCGTGCTGGAGATGGGCAAGCAGGAGCGTGACGTCTACCTGCCAGCGGGCAAGTGGCGCAGCTACAAGGGGGAGTTGTTTGAGAAGACCCCGATGCTGCTCACAGACTATCCTGTCGACCTGGACGAAGTTGCCTATTTCCTCTGGGTTTCCTAA